The Petropleomorpha daqingensis genome includes a window with the following:
- a CDS encoding NADP-dependent oxidoreductase yields MKAIVVTDQAAGTAGMTLVERPEPSAAINDVVVEVRASGFVPTELTWPSTWTDRRGSDRTPTIPGHELAGVVTALGYGTTGLSVGQRVFGLTDWYRDGTLAGYVAVEARNLAPLPGDVDFPEGASLPISGLTAWQGLFEHGRLQAGQSVLVHGAAGAVGAVVAQLAREFGAYVIGTGRAADRQKSLDFGAHEFVDLDADALDDLGGVDLVFDVIGGDVQRRSAALVRPGGTLVSVVGPVEARPTDGRAVDFVVESDRAQLGEVVQRVRDGRLRTNIGTVASLDDAVAALNPTERRTGKTIIRVRR; encoded by the coding sequence ATGAAGGCGATCGTCGTGACGGACCAGGCCGCAGGGACGGCCGGCATGACGCTGGTGGAGCGGCCCGAGCCGTCGGCGGCGATCAACGACGTCGTCGTCGAGGTCCGTGCGTCGGGGTTCGTGCCGACCGAGCTGACGTGGCCCTCGACCTGGACCGATCGCCGCGGCAGTGACCGGACACCTACGATCCCCGGGCACGAGCTGGCCGGGGTGGTCACCGCCCTCGGATACGGGACGACGGGGCTGTCGGTGGGCCAGCGGGTGTTCGGCCTGACGGACTGGTACCGCGACGGCACCCTGGCCGGCTACGTGGCCGTCGAGGCGCGCAACCTCGCGCCGCTGCCGGGCGACGTCGACTTTCCGGAGGGCGCCAGCCTGCCGATCTCGGGGCTGACCGCGTGGCAGGGACTGTTCGAGCACGGCCGCCTCCAGGCGGGGCAGAGCGTGCTCGTGCACGGCGCGGCCGGGGCGGTCGGGGCGGTGGTGGCGCAGCTCGCGCGTGAGTTCGGTGCGTACGTCATCGGCACCGGGCGCGCCGCCGACCGGCAGAAGTCGCTCGACTTCGGGGCACACGAGTTCGTGGACCTCGACGCCGACGCGCTGGACGACCTCGGCGGAGTCGACCTGGTCTTCGACGTCATCGGCGGCGACGTCCAGCGGCGATCGGCGGCCCTGGTTCGACCGGGGGGAACGCTGGTGTCCGTCGTCGGACCGGTCGAGGCGCGGCCCACCGACGGCCGGGCGGTCGATTTCGTCGTCGAGTCCGATCGTGCCCAGCTGGGCGAGGTCGTGCAGCGGGTGCGGGACGGGCGACTGCGGACGAACATCGGCACCGTCGCGTCCCTCGACGACGCCGTCGCCGCCCTCAACCCCACCGAGCGACGCACCGGGAAGACGATCATCCGCGTCCGTCGGTGA
- a CDS encoding esterase family protein, giving the protein MKVTDRWYSERLEQPIGLARWGHYGTPVLVFPTAGGDAEEIERNGVIGACWPMIEAGRIKIYSCDSVAGRAMVEKAGSPEYRMWLFNQFHHCIRHEVVPAIRTDLGGAETPIVTAGASIGAFNALAVLCRFPDVFRAAVGMSGTYRIQRFLDHRFSQDLFFASPLDFLPGMDGEQLEVLRTRFAILASGQGAWEDVDSSWDAGAVLGSKGVPNRVDAWSEEWPHEWPTWRRMLPQYLDELLPA; this is encoded by the coding sequence GTGAAGGTGACCGACCGGTGGTACTCCGAGCGACTGGAGCAGCCGATCGGTCTGGCCCGGTGGGGTCACTACGGCACCCCGGTGCTGGTCTTCCCAACGGCGGGTGGGGACGCCGAGGAGATCGAGCGCAACGGGGTGATCGGTGCCTGCTGGCCGATGATCGAGGCCGGCCGCATCAAGATCTACTCGTGCGACAGCGTCGCGGGCCGGGCGATGGTGGAGAAGGCCGGCTCGCCCGAGTACCGGATGTGGCTGTTCAACCAGTTCCACCACTGCATCCGCCACGAGGTGGTCCCGGCGATCCGGACCGACCTCGGCGGGGCCGAGACGCCGATCGTCACGGCGGGTGCCTCCATCGGGGCGTTCAACGCGCTCGCCGTGCTCTGCCGGTTCCCGGACGTGTTCCGCGCCGCCGTCGGCATGAGCGGCACCTACCGGATCCAGCGGTTCCTCGACCACCGGTTCTCGCAGGACCTCTTCTTCGCCTCGCCGCTGGACTTCCTCCCGGGGATGGACGGCGAGCAGCTCGAGGTGCTGCGCACCCGGTTCGCGATCCTCGCGTCCGGTCAGGGGGCGTGGGAGGACGTCGACTCCTCCTGGGACGCCGGCGCCGTCCTCGGCAGCAAGGGCGTGCCGAACCGCGTCGACGCGTGGAGCGAGGAGTGGCCGCACGAGTGGCCCACCTGGCGGCGGATGCTGCCGCAGTACCTCGACGAGCTGCTCCCGGCCTGA
- a CDS encoding ATP-grasp domain-containing protein, producing MNVVMLSPGYPAEMAYFTRALAGTGARVIGVGDQPTHALPEAARSSLAHYEHVNLADEGAVLDALRGLSRHASLDQVECLWEPYMILAARIRETFGLPGMTVEQTVPFRDKETMKRTLDAAGIRTPWHVSARSVAEVWAAAEKVGYPLIVKPIAGAGSADTYRVDSDSQLTDVLPLLRHVAEVSVEEFVDGEEFTFDTICAGGQILFEHVLWYRPRPLQMRMHEWVSPVSISLRDLSVPQLAGGRRMGHAVLAALGFRSGFTHMEWYLKADGEAVFGEIGARPPGARVVDVMNVATDGDTYAGWAQAVVHGSMQPLERRYNSGAIFKRARGEGRITHSEGLDALLARYGEHVALLDLLPVGAPRRDWRSTVTGDGMVVVRHPELQQVIEMTEAFAGDFQLYAS from the coding sequence GTGAACGTCGTCATGCTCTCCCCCGGCTACCCGGCCGAGATGGCCTACTTCACCCGGGCGCTGGCCGGGACGGGAGCCCGGGTGATCGGGGTCGGCGACCAGCCGACGCACGCGCTGCCCGAGGCCGCCCGGTCGTCGCTCGCGCACTACGAGCACGTCAACCTCGCCGACGAGGGGGCGGTGCTCGACGCGCTGCGCGGGCTGTCCCGGCACGCCTCGCTCGACCAGGTGGAGTGCCTCTGGGAGCCGTACATGATCCTGGCCGCCCGGATCCGGGAGACGTTCGGCCTGCCCGGGATGACCGTCGAGCAGACCGTGCCGTTCCGCGACAAGGAGACGATGAAGCGCACGCTCGACGCCGCGGGGATCCGCACCCCGTGGCACGTCAGCGCGCGCTCGGTCGCCGAGGTCTGGGCGGCCGCGGAGAAGGTCGGCTACCCGCTCATCGTCAAGCCGATCGCCGGCGCCGGGTCGGCCGACACCTACCGGGTCGACTCCGACTCGCAGCTCACCGACGTGCTGCCGTTGCTCCGGCACGTGGCCGAGGTCAGCGTCGAGGAGTTCGTCGACGGCGAGGAGTTCACCTTCGACACCATCTGCGCGGGCGGGCAGATCCTGTTCGAGCACGTGCTCTGGTACCGGCCCCGGCCGCTGCAGATGCGCATGCACGAGTGGGTCAGCCCGGTGTCGATCTCGCTGCGCGACCTGTCGGTGCCCCAGCTGGCCGGCGGCCGGCGGATGGGCCACGCCGTGCTCGCGGCCCTGGGCTTCCGCTCCGGATTCACGCACATGGAGTGGTACCTCAAGGCCGACGGCGAGGCCGTGTTCGGCGAGATCGGGGCCCGGCCGCCCGGCGCCCGGGTGGTCGACGTCATGAACGTCGCGACGGACGGCGACACCTACGCCGGCTGGGCGCAGGCCGTCGTCCACGGCTCGATGCAGCCGCTGGAGCGCCGGTACAACTCGGGGGCCATCTTCAAGCGCGCCCGCGGCGAGGGCCGGATCACCCACTCCGAGGGCCTCGACGCGCTGCTGGCGCGGTACGGCGAGCACGTCGCGCTGCTGGACCTGCTGCCGGTGGGTGCGCCGCGCCGCGACTGGCGCTCGACGGTCACCGGCGACGGCATGGTCGTCGTCCGGCACCCCGAGCTGCAGCAGGTGATCGAGATGACCGAGGCCTTCGCCGGCGACTTCCAGCTCTACGCGTCGTGA
- a CDS encoding ATP-grasp domain-containing protein, whose product MNVVFVDPAFPPTQRHFVRALADVGASVYGVGDRPGEWLDDELRSWMVHYHQVPDVTDVGVMTDAVRWIQDKVWVDRLEATIESHTLTAAQVRENCTIPGTSVRTAWLCRDKPSMKQVLREAGVPTAASTAASTAEEVRSFAREVGYPLILKPRSGAGALDTTRVDDDSGLDEALGLFGAQHVDSIAVEEFVEGHEGFYDTVSVDGVPALDFVSHYFPNVLEAMRTRWISPQFVATNRIDSVADYQELRDLGRRVNEALGIGTSATHMEWFFGPKGLKFSEIGCRPPGVGAWDLYSAANDLDIYRQWADSIVHGQVWGQPSRQYSAGIVALRPERDGTISGYSGVDDIQARHGQWVLDAHLPPPGTPTQPETAGYMANAYVRMRHPDFDALRGMLDDVGRTVHVFAN is encoded by the coding sequence ATGAACGTGGTCTTCGTCGATCCGGCGTTCCCGCCGACGCAACGCCACTTCGTGCGCGCCCTCGCCGACGTGGGGGCGTCGGTCTACGGCGTCGGCGACCGTCCGGGGGAGTGGCTGGACGACGAGCTGCGGTCGTGGATGGTGCACTACCACCAGGTGCCCGACGTCACCGACGTCGGCGTGATGACCGACGCCGTCCGGTGGATCCAGGACAAGGTCTGGGTCGACCGGCTCGAGGCGACGATCGAGTCGCACACCCTGACCGCCGCCCAGGTGCGGGAGAACTGCACCATCCCCGGGACGTCGGTGCGGACGGCGTGGCTGTGCCGGGACAAGCCGTCGATGAAGCAGGTGCTGCGCGAGGCCGGCGTGCCGACCGCGGCGTCGACCGCGGCGTCCACCGCCGAGGAGGTGAGGTCCTTCGCCCGGGAGGTGGGCTACCCGCTGATCCTCAAGCCGCGGTCCGGTGCCGGCGCGCTGGACACCACGCGGGTCGACGACGACAGCGGGCTGGACGAGGCGCTGGGTCTGTTCGGTGCCCAGCACGTGGACTCGATCGCCGTCGAGGAGTTCGTCGAGGGGCACGAGGGCTTCTACGACACGGTCTCGGTCGACGGCGTCCCGGCGTTGGACTTCGTGTCGCACTACTTCCCGAACGTGCTCGAGGCGATGCGCACCCGCTGGATCTCGCCGCAGTTCGTGGCGACCAACCGGATCGACTCCGTGGCCGATTACCAGGAGCTGCGCGACCTGGGACGACGGGTCAACGAGGCGCTCGGGATCGGCACCAGCGCCACGCACATGGAGTGGTTCTTCGGCCCGAAGGGGCTGAAGTTCAGCGAGATCGGCTGCCGGCCGCCCGGCGTCGGCGCGTGGGACCTCTACTCGGCCGCCAACGACCTCGACATCTACCGCCAGTGGGCCGATTCGATCGTGCACGGCCAGGTCTGGGGGCAGCCGTCGCGGCAGTACTCGGCCGGCATCGTGGCCCTGCGCCCGGAGCGGGACGGCACCATCTCCGGCTACTCGGGCGTCGACGACATCCAGGCCCGGCACGGGCAGTGGGTGCTGGACGCGCACCTGCCGCCCCCCGGGACGCCGACCCAGCCCGAGACCGCCGGCTACATGGCCAACGCGTACGTGCGCATGCGGCACCCCGACTTCGACGCGCTGCGCGGGATGCTCGACGACGTCGGCCGCACCGTGCACGTCTTCGCGAACTGA
- a CDS encoding alpha/beta hydrolase-fold protein, with the protein MTAARLAINRLRSAKPLDAEAVDRFLARHEVPVVEGDRCTFLWRGEADEAWVCQRIVGLPDRIPLRRLHGTDLWYLVLELPEGSRVEYQIEIRRGEHYERFNDPLNEKRSHSPMGSSSVCFAAGYETPDWVLHDPEARPGELRDLVLRSRALGRDAHVSLYLPARFRPTASYPLLVVHDGGDFLQYASMKTVLDNLIHRLDVAETVVAFTHPGDRLAEYPNSAAHSRFLTQELLPELESSLPLVGQRAGRCLLGSSFGGVAALSAAYRSPDTYGSLVLMSGSFVFTDIGTDHGGGPAFDPVVKFVNRFRAKPRCVADRIYQSCGVYEQLIVPNRSMVHVFESAGMQVRYTEARDGHSWENWRDRLRDALSWVYPGPQKLYYE; encoded by the coding sequence GTGACGGCGGCCCGGCTGGCCATCAACCGGCTCAGGTCGGCGAAACCGCTCGACGCCGAGGCGGTCGACCGGTTCCTCGCCCGGCACGAGGTCCCGGTGGTCGAGGGGGACCGGTGCACCTTCCTGTGGCGCGGCGAGGCGGACGAGGCGTGGGTCTGCCAGCGCATCGTCGGGCTGCCCGACCGGATCCCGCTGCGCCGGCTGCACGGCACCGACCTGTGGTACCTGGTGCTCGAGCTGCCGGAGGGCTCCCGCGTCGAGTACCAGATCGAGATCCGCCGCGGCGAGCACTACGAGCGGTTCAACGACCCGCTCAACGAGAAGCGGTCGCACAGCCCCATGGGCTCGTCGTCGGTCTGCTTCGCCGCGGGCTACGAGACGCCCGACTGGGTGCTGCACGATCCCGAGGCCCGCCCGGGCGAGCTGAGGGATCTCGTGCTGCGCAGCCGCGCGCTCGGCCGCGACGCGCACGTCTCGCTCTACCTGCCGGCCCGGTTCCGGCCGACGGCGTCCTACCCGCTGCTGGTGGTGCACGACGGCGGGGACTTCCTGCAGTACGCCTCGATGAAGACCGTCCTGGACAACCTGATCCACCGGCTGGACGTGGCGGAGACCGTGGTCGCCTTCACCCACCCCGGCGACCGCCTGGCGGAGTACCCGAACTCGGCGGCCCACTCCCGGTTCCTCACCCAGGAGCTGCTGCCGGAGCTGGAGTCCTCGCTGCCGCTCGTCGGGCAGCGCGCGGGCCGGTGCCTGCTGGGCTCGTCGTTCGGCGGGGTCGCCGCGCTGTCGGCGGCGTACCGCTCACCGGACACCTACGGGTCGCTGGTGCTGATGTCCGGATCGTTCGTGTTCACCGACATCGGCACCGACCACGGCGGCGGGCCGGCCTTCGACCCGGTGGTGAAGTTCGTGAACCGGTTCCGGGCCAAACCGCGGTGCGTGGCCGACCGGATCTACCAGTCGTGCGGCGTGTACGAGCAGCTCATCGTGCCGAACCGGTCGATGGTGCACGTGTTCGAGAGCGCGGGCATGCAGGTCCGCTACACCGAGGCGCGCGACGGGCACTCCTGGGAGAACTGGCGGGACCGGCTCCGCGACGCGCTGTCCTGGGTCTACCCGGGACCGCAGAAGCTCTACTACGAATAG
- a CDS encoding flavin monoamine oxidase family protein, whose protein sequence is MPQLSRRQLFSGLALTAGAMALSPTAAAAATTTEERTADVVVVGAGLAGLSAARRLAAAGRSVVVLEARDRVGGRTLNHPLPGGHVADLGGTWIGPTQNAVAALAAELGLATFAQVDDGDAVYYGHGLRTTYPSGGPTGGAPPDPTILPDLVAVLTLIDQMSTEVPVDAPWDADSAEEWDSQTLDSWLRSHTASPQTRKVASGAFEALFGAEAREISLLYALWYVACAGDEQNPGTFERLIAVQGGAQERRFVDGAQSLSLRMAEQLGDRVALSSPVRQITQTADGVRVVRDRLTVSAAHAVVAVPPTLAARISYDPPLPVARDSYTQRSPQGSLLKVEASYDRPFWREDGLSGAVVSDTGPAKICYDVTPADDALGGLLGFVGGDEARTWGGDHEALKAAVVGQFVTFFGPPAATPREVVVQDWPDEIWSRGGPVHLLGPGLLTQAREAIWAPVGRLHWAGTETATYWHGYMDGAITSGRRAADEVLGA, encoded by the coding sequence ATGCCCCAGCTCAGCCGCCGCCAGCTGTTCTCCGGCCTCGCCCTCACCGCCGGCGCGATGGCGCTCTCGCCGACCGCGGCGGCCGCCGCCACCACGACGGAGGAGCGCACGGCGGACGTCGTCGTCGTGGGCGCCGGACTGGCCGGGCTGAGCGCCGCGCGCCGGCTGGCCGCCGCCGGGCGCAGCGTCGTCGTCCTGGAGGCGCGGGACCGGGTGGGTGGGCGCACGCTCAACCACCCGCTGCCCGGCGGGCACGTGGCCGACCTCGGCGGCACGTGGATCGGGCCCACCCAGAACGCGGTGGCCGCCCTGGCCGCCGAGCTGGGGCTGGCCACGTTCGCGCAGGTCGACGACGGCGACGCGGTCTACTACGGCCACGGGCTGCGCACGACCTATCCCAGTGGCGGCCCGACCGGCGGCGCCCCGCCGGACCCGACGATCCTGCCCGACCTCGTCGCCGTCCTCACCCTGATCGACCAGATGTCCACCGAGGTGCCCGTCGACGCGCCGTGGGACGCCGACTCGGCGGAGGAGTGGGACAGCCAGACGCTGGACTCCTGGCTGCGGTCGCACACCGCCTCCCCGCAGACCCGCAAGGTCGCCTCAGGGGCGTTCGAGGCGCTGTTCGGCGCCGAGGCCCGGGAGATCTCGCTGCTCTACGCCCTCTGGTACGTCGCCTGCGCCGGCGACGAGCAGAACCCGGGGACCTTCGAGCGGCTGATCGCCGTGCAGGGCGGGGCGCAGGAGCGGCGGTTCGTCGACGGCGCGCAGTCGCTCTCGCTCCGCATGGCCGAGCAGCTGGGGGACCGGGTGGCGCTGTCCTCTCCGGTCCGGCAGATCACGCAGACCGCCGACGGCGTGCGGGTCGTCAGGGACCGGCTGACCGTGTCGGCCGCGCACGCCGTCGTGGCCGTCCCGCCGACCCTGGCCGCCCGGATCAGCTACGACCCGCCGCTGCCGGTCGCGCGCGACTCCTACACGCAGCGCAGCCCGCAGGGCAGCCTGCTCAAGGTCGAGGCCAGCTACGACCGGCCGTTCTGGCGGGAGGACGGGCTGAGCGGCGCCGTCGTCAGCGACACCGGGCCGGCCAAGATCTGCTACGACGTGACCCCCGCCGACGACGCGCTCGGAGGGCTGCTCGGCTTCGTCGGCGGCGACGAGGCCCGGACGTGGGGCGGCGACCACGAGGCGCTCAAGGCCGCCGTCGTCGGTCAGTTCGTCACCTTCTTCGGCCCGCCTGCGGCGACGCCGCGGGAGGTCGTCGTCCAGGACTGGCCCGACGAGATCTGGAGCCGTGGGGGACCGGTGCACCTGCTCGGGCCGGGCCTGCTGACCCAGGCCCGGGAGGCGATCTGGGCGCCGGTCGGCCGGCTGCACTGGGCCGGTACCGAGACCGCCACCTACTGGCACGGCTACATGGACGGCGCCATCACCTCCGGCCGGCGGGCGGCGGACGAGGTGCTCGGCGCCTGA
- a CDS encoding glutamate--cysteine ligase has protein sequence MGEEVEARTFSRTDRLNYREKLRRCLDVFGRMLNESKFDFEHPLTGTEIEFNLVDARQDPAMRNEEVLAAIADEVFQAEMGQFNIEMNVRPTSLAGTAAAELEEELRGSLNQAEERAREIGAHIIMIGTLPTLSPEHVTADAITAHPRYALINEQIFAARGEDLHIAIDGPERLDMHADTIAPEAACTSTQFHLQVSPQDYAAHWNAAQCIAGVQVALGANSPFLFGKELWRETRIPLFEQATDTRPLELKEQGVRPRVWFGERFITSVFDHFEENVRYFPALLPVCDDEDPVATLDRGDVPRLAELRMHNGTIYRWNRPVYDIHQGTPHLRIENRVLPAGPSIVDVFANGAFYYGLLHTLARQDRPVWSQMSFATAEDNFTEGARRGIHAQLYWPGLGTVPVTELVLRRLLPMARQGLAERDVDTAVVDRLLGAVERRCTAYRNGAEWQAETFHRIDEQRRPLDRRDALREMLRRYSELMHANEPVADWPVP, from the coding sequence ATGGGCGAAGAGGTCGAGGCCCGGACGTTCTCCCGCACCGACCGCCTCAACTACCGGGAGAAGCTCCGGCGCTGCCTGGACGTGTTCGGCCGGATGCTCAACGAGTCGAAGTTCGACTTCGAGCACCCGCTGACCGGCACCGAGATCGAGTTCAACCTCGTCGACGCCCGGCAGGACCCGGCGATGCGCAACGAGGAGGTGCTCGCCGCGATCGCCGACGAGGTCTTCCAGGCGGAGATGGGCCAGTTCAACATCGAGATGAACGTGCGCCCCACCTCGCTGGCCGGCACGGCCGCGGCCGAACTCGAGGAGGAGCTGCGGGGCAGCCTCAACCAGGCCGAGGAGCGCGCCCGGGAGATCGGGGCGCACATCATCATGATCGGCACGCTGCCGACCCTCTCCCCCGAGCACGTCACCGCCGACGCGATCACCGCCCACCCGCGCTACGCGCTGATCAACGAGCAGATCTTCGCCGCCCGGGGCGAGGACCTGCACATCGCGATCGACGGCCCCGAGCGGCTGGACATGCACGCCGACACGATCGCCCCGGAGGCGGCCTGCACCAGCACCCAGTTCCACCTGCAGGTGAGCCCGCAGGACTACGCGGCCCACTGGAACGCCGCGCAGTGCATCGCCGGCGTCCAGGTGGCGCTCGGCGCCAATTCGCCGTTCCTCTTCGGCAAGGAGCTGTGGCGGGAGACCCGCATCCCCCTGTTCGAGCAGGCCACCGACACCCGGCCGCTGGAGCTCAAGGAGCAGGGCGTCCGGCCCCGGGTCTGGTTCGGCGAGCGCTTCATCACCTCGGTGTTCGACCACTTCGAGGAGAACGTCCGGTACTTCCCCGCCCTGCTGCCGGTCTGCGACGACGAGGACCCGGTCGCCACCCTCGACCGGGGCGACGTCCCCCGGCTGGCCGAGCTCCGGATGCACAACGGGACCATCTACCGCTGGAACCGGCCGGTGTACGACATCCACCAGGGCACGCCCCACCTCCGGATCGAGAACCGGGTGCTGCCCGCCGGGCCGAGCATCGTGGACGTGTTCGCCAACGGCGCCTTCTACTACGGGCTGCTGCACACCCTGGCCCGCCAGGACCGGCCGGTGTGGTCGCAGATGTCGTTCGCCACCGCGGAGGACAACTTCACCGAGGGCGCCCGGCGAGGCATCCACGCCCAGCTCTACTGGCCGGGACTGGGCACCGTGCCGGTCACCGAACTGGTGCTGCGGCGACTGCTGCCCATGGCCCGGCAGGGGTTGGCGGAGCGGGACGTGGACACCGCGGTCGTCGACCGGCTGCTGGGCGCCGTCGAGCGCCGCTGCACCGCCTACCGCAACGGCGCGGAGTGGCAGGCCGAGACGTTCCACCGGATCGACGAGCAGCGCCGGCCCCTGGACCGCCGCGACGCGCTGCGGGAGATGCTGCGCCGCTACAGCGAGCTCATGCACGCCAACGAGCCGGTCGCCGACTGGCCGGTCCCGTAG
- a CDS encoding ATP-grasp domain-containing protein — protein MSDHQHLIGLLLGTEEDWPTAFEAIVRRLGPVVDGRGTAHHYDVERITIEPFDLCSRPRYDLVIDRLAYWYYHPREWLKKAALMDDVYLLNSPFTFQSMEKHAAYCAMLRLGLKVPDTVLIPYKNPPDHTKYAYTAEKYNQPFDLDAIAERLGYPLFMKPYDGGAWVGVSMIRDRDELHRAYDESGQRLMHLQKAVAGYDVFARSLSIGPETMVMKFDPDQPMHGRYSVAHGFLDAATGDETVTIGRLVNAFFRWEFNSCETLIRDGVVYPIDYANACPDIALTSLHYYFPWAIKALVRWTVYCTATGRRPRLDLATRRYFDIADRTDLSYEEKLREYRTMADEYFETEAYSDFCASRLGHLDEVMHDWVRGPDFDRLLVDTVRATFPPHEHDHFIAHYRGLLGLWVRDEETRLNRV, from the coding sequence ATGTCCGACCACCAGCACCTCATCGGACTGCTGCTCGGGACCGAGGAGGACTGGCCCACCGCCTTCGAGGCGATCGTGCGCAGACTCGGCCCCGTCGTCGACGGCAGGGGGACGGCGCACCACTACGACGTCGAGCGGATCACCATCGAGCCGTTCGACCTGTGCAGCCGCCCCCGCTACGACCTGGTCATCGACCGGCTGGCCTACTGGTACTACCACCCCCGCGAGTGGCTGAAGAAGGCGGCGTTGATGGACGACGTCTACCTCCTCAACAGCCCGTTCACCTTCCAGAGCATGGAGAAGCACGCCGCCTACTGCGCGATGCTGCGGCTGGGGCTGAAGGTGCCGGACACGGTGCTGATCCCGTACAAGAACCCGCCGGATCACACCAAGTACGCCTACACGGCGGAGAAGTACAACCAGCCGTTCGACCTCGACGCGATCGCCGAGCGCCTGGGCTACCCGCTGTTCATGAAGCCCTACGACGGCGGCGCCTGGGTCGGCGTGAGCATGATCCGCGACCGGGACGAGCTGCACCGGGCCTACGACGAGTCCGGGCAGCGGCTGATGCACCTGCAGAAGGCGGTCGCCGGCTACGACGTCTTCGCGCGCAGCCTGTCGATCGGCCCCGAGACCATGGTGATGAAGTTCGACCCCGACCAGCCCATGCACGGCCGCTACTCGGTCGCGCACGGCTTCCTGGACGCGGCGACCGGTGACGAGACGGTCACCATCGGCCGGCTGGTCAACGCGTTCTTCCGCTGGGAGTTCAACTCCTGCGAGACCCTCATCCGCGACGGCGTCGTCTACCCGATCGACTACGCGAACGCCTGCCCGGACATCGCCCTGACCAGCCTCCACTACTACTTCCCGTGGGCGATCAAGGCGCTGGTCCGGTGGACGGTCTACTGCACGGCCACCGGTCGCCGTCCCCGGTTGGACCTGGCGACGCGGCGCTACTTCGACATCGCCGACCGGACCGACCTCAGCTACGAGGAGAAGCTGCGCGAGTACCGCACCATGGCCGACGAGTACTTCGAGACCGAGGCCTACTCCGACTTCTGCGCCAGCCGGCTGGGCCACCTCGACGAGGTCATGCACGACTGGGTGCGCGGTCCGGACTTCGACCGGCTGCTCGTCGACACCGTGCGCGCCACCTTCCCGCCGCACGAGCACGACCACTTCATCGCGCACTACCGCGGCCTGCTCGGCCTGTGGGTGCGCGACGAGGAGACCCGCCTCAACCGCGTGTGA